A genomic window from Sulfurimonas sp. includes:
- a CDS encoding TIGR01777 family oxidoreductase, translated as MKIAICGKSGLVGSKLDKLFTSQHNEVIGVKIREDTSALDVAKQIEKCDVLINLSGVTILARWSSEYKKKLYSSRIDTTKKLVDAIEICKEKPKLFLTSSAVGIYDSTHSHSDDSTDFADDFLSALCRDWEAEANRAQNFGVRTVAMRFGVIYAKEGGAMDKILPPFKMGVGGKLGSGEQIVSWIHIDDLLRAILFIMKTPEISGSVNFTSPYPLTNSEQTEILGKVLNRPVFLGVPSFALKLVFGEGSRVMLDSKEVYPAKLLEHGFVFDYEKFEDALLEIVR; from the coding sequence TTGAAAATAGCTATTTGCGGTAAAAGCGGTCTGGTTGGCTCAAAGCTGGATAAGTTGTTTACTTCACAGCATAATGAGGTTATCGGTGTAAAAATACGCGAAGATACATCAGCCCTTGATGTTGCAAAACAGATTGAGAAGTGCGATGTTTTGATCAATCTAAGCGGGGTTACTATTTTGGCCCGCTGGAGCAGTGAATACAAAAAAAAGCTTTATAGCAGCCGTATAGATACAACAAAAAAATTGGTTGATGCCATAGAGATTTGCAAAGAGAAGCCTAAACTCTTTTTGACATCATCTGCCGTGGGTATTTATGACTCTACTCATTCGCATAGTGATGATTCTACGGATTTTGCCGATGATTTTTTATCCGCACTCTGCAGAGATTGGGAAGCCGAAGCAAACAGAGCGCAAAACTTTGGAGTCAGAACGGTTGCAATGCGTTTTGGTGTTATATATGCAAAAGAGGGCGGTGCAATGGATAAGATACTGCCGCCTTTTAAAATGGGAGTTGGCGGAAAGCTCGGAAGCGGAGAGCAGATAGTATCGTGGATACATATAGACGACCTCTTAAGAGCGATTTTATTTATAATGAAGACACCGGAAATAAGCGGCAGCGTAAACTTTACATCGCCGTATCCTCTTACAAACAGTGAACAAACCGAAATCTTGGGCAAGGTTCTAAACCGTCCCGTATTTTTAGGCGTTCCATCGTTTGCTCTTAAGTTGGTTTTTGGAGAAGGCTCTAGGGTTATGCTTGACTCAAAAGAGGTTTATCCTGCAAAGCTGTTAGAACACGGATTTGTTTTTGATTATGAAAAATTTGAAGACGCTTTGTTGGAAATAGTTAGGTAG
- the amrA gene encoding AmmeMemoRadiSam system protein A codes for MVNPILLRVAKSAILRKFDTSYKFDEKSLLEIYPLLKKEGAAFVTLKYDHHLRGCIGSIIAHRSLYDDVVNNAVSAAFNDPRFHHLHENELSHIWVEVSVLTEPEILEYEDFNDLLKKVEQGVDGLIIKHDVYQGTFLPQVWEQLKTPKEFLEHLSMKAGLSPSVYDLHPEIYRYHVEAIEEKFDDILPL; via the coding sequence ATGGTAAATCCAATTTTATTAAGAGTTGCAAAAAGTGCGATACTGCGTAAGTTTGACACCTCATACAAGTTTGACGAAAAAAGTTTGCTTGAGATTTATCCGCTATTAAAAAAAGAGGGTGCGGCTTTTGTGACGCTAAAATATGATCATCATTTGCGCGGCTGTATAGGTTCTATAATTGCGCATCGTTCATTGTACGACGATGTGGTCAACAATGCCGTGTCGGCTGCATTTAATGACCCAAGATTTCATCATCTTCATGAAAATGAGCTTTCTCATATTTGGGTTGAAGTCTCCGTTCTTACCGAGCCGGAAATTTTAGAGTATGAAGATTTTAATGATTTGCTTAAAAAAGTAGAGCAGGGTGTTGACGGGCTTATCATAAAACACGATGTATATCAGGGAACTTTTTTGCCTCAAGTCTGGGAGCAGCTAAAAACGCCTAAAGAATTTTTGGAACATTTAAGTATGAAAGCAGGTTTAAGCCCATCCGTGTATGACCTGCATCCCGAGATATATAGATATCATGTGGAAGCGATAGAAGAGAAGTTTGATGATATATTGCCGTTATAG
- the amrB gene encoding AmmeMemoRadiSam system protein B, with translation MKRKMSVSGAFYPGRAVEIERYFEHFSAIYDEDSVLPDVKSKIVIVPHAGYVYSGYSANVAYRILQKSGAKKFVVIGPSHKVAFEGISLCAFSSYETPFGDVECSDFLLQSLKEQFNLPCVLQAHVEHSTEVQFPFIKHYIEDAEIVELVYSQVEAEALSEVIDYILKQNNCGVIISSDLSHFYTLSNATRLDNICLEAIKKMDTNRLHEGCEACGMTGIEALLISVKKKGLTPLLLDYRTSADASGDMHRVVGYVSACFYE, from the coding sequence ATGAAACGAAAAATGAGCGTAAGCGGTGCTTTTTATCCGGGAAGAGCCGTCGAGATTGAGAGATATTTTGAACATTTTAGTGCAATTTATGATGAAGACAGCGTTTTGCCCGATGTTAAAAGCAAAATAGTCATAGTTCCGCATGCCGGTTATGTCTACTCCGGATATAGCGCAAATGTTGCTTACAGGATATTGCAAAAGAGCGGAGCAAAAAAGTTTGTCGTAATCGGACCGTCGCATAAAGTGGCGTTTGAGGGGATATCTCTGTGTGCATTTAGCTCGTATGAAACTCCTTTTGGAGATGTAGAGTGCTCGGATTTTTTACTGCAAAGCCTAAAGGAGCAGTTTAATCTTCCATGTGTCTTGCAAGCGCATGTCGAACATAGTACGGAAGTTCAATTTCCTTTCATAAAACACTATATAGAGGATGCCGAGATAGTGGAACTGGTATATTCGCAAGTCGAAGCTGAAGCGTTATCTGAAGTTATAGATTATATTTTAAAACAGAATAATTGCGGTGTTATCATAAGCAGCGATTTAAGCCATTTTTACACTCTTAGCAATGCAACAAGGCTGGATAATATCTGTTTGGAAGCAATCAAAAAGATGGATACGAATAGGCTTCATGAAGGGTGTGAGGCTTGCGGGATGACAGGCATTGAAGCACTGCTTATAAGCGTTAAAAAAAAGGGTTTAACTCCTCTTTTGCTTGATTATAGAACCAGTGCTGATGCAAGCGGCGATATGCATAGAGTAGTCGGGTATGTAAGCGCTTGTTTTTATGAATAA
- a CDS encoding cupin domain-containing protein, whose product MNKNIFQNIPKPCENEFFEELILKNGVKIERIVSFGHTTKEFEWYDQESDEWVVLLQGEALLSFLDETDVRMKAGDYINIPAHKKHRVSWTKPDEETVWLAVHY is encoded by the coding sequence ATGAATAAAAATATATTTCAAAATATTCCAAAGCCTTGCGAAAATGAGTTTTTTGAAGAGCTTATTTTAAAAAATGGGGTAAAGATAGAGAGAATCGTATCTTTCGGACATACTACGAAAGAGTTTGAATGGTACGACCAAGAGAGCGATGAATGGGTAGTTTTGCTTCAAGGAGAGGCTCTGCTCTCTTTTTTAGATGAAACTGATGTACGAATGAAAGCCGGAGATTATATAAATATTCCTGCACATAAAAAACATAGAGTATCGTGGACTAAACCGGATGAAGAGACTGTTTGGCTGGCGGTGCATTATTGA
- a CDS encoding DUF475 domain-containing protein, whose translation MLKYFKFSFIFTFICLLIAGWWGYNFGGWINAVNLMFIALILGLMEVSLSFDNAVVNASILKTWDEHWKKLFLTVGILVAVFGMRLLFPLVIVAQTADLGLLEVWNLALENPVEYSNKLVAHHAEISAFGGMFLLLVFLNFMLDEEKSVHWFEALEEKLGLLGKIEAISIFIAIVILMIFTSFVDQESKLVVLSAGLWGIVIYVGVDIIGVVLEKEEDDPSLADVVKKGSVGSFLYLEVLDASFSFDGVIGAFAITKDIVAIMLGLGIGAMFVRSLTIYLVEKGTLDEYIYLEHGAHYAIGILALIMLFGMEFHIPEVFTGLIGIAFIVLSLWSSVKKNRA comes from the coding sequence ATATTGAAATATTTTAAGTTTTCTTTTATTTTTACATTTATATGTTTGCTGATTGCCGGATGGTGGGGATATAATTTTGGAGGTTGGATTAATGCCGTAAATTTAATGTTTATAGCGCTGATTCTCGGACTTATGGAAGTGTCTCTCTCTTTTGACAACGCCGTCGTAAATGCTTCGATTTTAAAAACTTGGGATGAGCATTGGAAAAAACTTTTCTTAACCGTCGGTATTTTGGTTGCAGTTTTTGGGATGAGACTTCTTTTTCCTCTTGTGATTGTGGCTCAAACTGCTGATTTGGGACTTTTAGAAGTTTGGAACTTGGCACTTGAGAATCCCGTCGAATATTCTAACAAGCTTGTTGCTCATCATGCCGAAATATCCGCCTTTGGAGGGATGTTTTTATTGCTTGTTTTTCTTAACTTTATGCTTGATGAAGAAAAGAGTGTTCATTGGTTTGAAGCTCTTGAAGAGAAGTTAGGATTGCTTGGAAAAATTGAAGCTATCTCTATTTTTATAGCGATTGTAATTTTAATGATTTTTACCTCTTTTGTAGATCAGGAGAGCAAATTAGTCGTGCTAAGTGCCGGACTGTGGGGAATTGTTATATATGTGGGCGTTGATATAATCGGAGTTGTTTTAGAAAAAGAAGAGGATGATCCTTCTCTAGCCGATGTTGTAAAAAAAGGAAGTGTAGGCAGCTTTTTATACTTAGAAGTTTTGGATGCATCCTTTTCTTTTGACGGCGTGATAGGCGCTTTTGCCATAACAAAAGATATAGTAGCCATTATGCTGGGTCTTGGAATCGGAGCAATGTTTGTGAGATCTTTGACTATATATCTGGTTGAAAAAGGAACGCTTGACGAATATATATATTTGGAACACGGCGCACATTATGCCATAGGAATATTGGCTCTTATTATGCTCTTTGGTATGGAATTTCATATACCTGAAGTATTTACCGGACTTATCGGTATAGCTTTTATAGTGTTATCATTATGGTCTTCGGTTAAAAAAAATAGAGCTTGA
- a CDS encoding CNNM domain-containing protein yields the protein MTLLIIYLSIALFISFMCSGLEAVLLSSTNSYVESLSKDHNEDLVNKIKRLKADIDKPISSILTVNTFAHTMGAAGVGAQAQIVFGDEWQTLIAFIVTLLILYFSEIIPKTYGVLYWKKLLIPSAHLISFLVTITTPFTWFSSFLTNSISKNKKHQSSFSRDEIMAVVALGEKEGTILSKESDLIENLLKLKNIKAKDIMTPRSVVFAMSASTTIEDAIEDDRMYIHSRIPIFRETLDDVVGIVFNQRILEESNEDNDNITLESISHEVHMVSENLPVPNLIDQFVKRKTHLFIVYDNYGQTVGVVTLEDAIETLLGVEIVDEMDEIEDMQVFAKDRSKQFQDRMKIERKKLEKAKLA from the coding sequence ATGACACTATTGATAATTTATCTCTCAATCGCCCTTTTTATATCATTTATGTGTTCCGGTTTGGAAGCAGTTTTACTCTCTAGTACCAATTCGTATGTTGAAAGCTTGTCTAAGGATCATAATGAAGATTTAGTCAACAAAATCAAAAGATTAAAAGCAGATATCGACAAACCGATTTCATCTATTTTGACGGTAAACACTTTTGCCCACACTATGGGTGCAGCAGGTGTAGGTGCTCAAGCCCAGATTGTTTTTGGTGATGAGTGGCAAACGCTTATCGCTTTTATCGTGACGCTGCTTATTTTATATTTTTCAGAGATTATTCCTAAAACATATGGTGTTTTATATTGGAAAAAATTGCTGATTCCATCGGCGCATTTGATCTCGTTTTTAGTGACTATTACTACTCCTTTTACATGGTTTTCTTCGTTTTTAACAAACTCTATTTCAAAAAATAAAAAACATCAAAGCAGTTTTTCGCGAGATGAAATTATGGCAGTTGTTGCTCTGGGTGAAAAAGAGGGGACTATCCTTAGTAAAGAGAGTGACCTTATTGAAAATCTTTTAAAACTAAAAAATATAAAAGCAAAAGATATTATGACCCCAAGAAGCGTTGTTTTTGCTATGTCTGCTTCTACGACGATAGAAGATGCCATAGAAGACGACCGAATGTATATCCACTCCCGCATACCGATTTTTAGAGAAACGCTTGATGATGTCGTAGGTATCGTTTTTAATCAAAGAATTCTTGAAGAGAGCAATGAAGATAATGACAATATTACTTTAGAGAGCATCTCGCATGAAGTGCATATGGTGTCTGAGAATCTTCCCGTACCAAATCTTATAGATCAGTTTGTAAAACGAAAAACACACCTTTTTATAGTATATGATAATTATGGGCAGACGGTAGGTGTAGTTACTCTTGAAGATGCGATAGAGACACTTTTGGGGGTTGAAATCGTAGATGAGATGGATGAAATCGAAGATATGCAGGTTTTTGCAAAAGATAGAAGCAAACAGTTCCAAGACCGTATGAAAATTGAGAGAAAAAAACTTGAAAAAGCCAAGCTTGCTTAG
- the aguB gene encoding N-carbamoylputrescine amidase: MVKVSAIQMSMSEDKVSNVDKAEALAREAAKNGAQIILLPELFEGLYFCKDMDEKYFSWAAPREKNVLIGRFSALAKELKVVILISYFEKSDEGYFNSLVVADADGRVMDNYRKTHIPDGPGYEEKFYFKPGNSGFKVYDTAYAKIGVGICWDQWFCETARALTLMGAEIIFYPTAIGSEPEIHLDSKEHWQRVQMGHAATNTVPVVVANRIGEEKGDMCMLDFYGSSFITDYTGAKIAEASRDKEEIIYADFDIEENQKQRHYWGLIRDRQPKAYNNICN; this comes from the coding sequence ATGGTTAAAGTAAGTGCAATTCAGATGAGTATGAGCGAAGATAAAGTCTCAAATGTCGATAAAGCAGAAGCATTAGCGAGAGAAGCGGCAAAAAACGGTGCGCAAATCATACTTTTGCCTGAACTCTTTGAAGGCTTGTATTTTTGCAAAGATATGGATGAAAAGTACTTTTCATGGGCAGCACCGAGAGAGAAAAATGTTCTTATAGGGAGATTTTCTGCTTTGGCAAAAGAATTGAAAGTTGTAATTCTTATCAGCTATTTTGAAAAGAGCGATGAGGGATATTTTAACTCTCTAGTCGTTGCAGATGCAGACGGTCGTGTTATGGACAACTATCGCAAGACTCATATTCCCGACGGTCCTGGGTATGAAGAGAAGTTTTATTTCAAACCGGGAAACAGCGGATTTAAGGTTTATGATACCGCTTACGCTAAAATAGGCGTGGGCATCTGCTGGGATCAATGGTTTTGTGAAACGGCAAGGGCTTTGACGCTTATGGGTGCGGAGATTATTTTTTATCCGACTGCTATCGGAAGCGAGCCTGAAATTCATCTTGACTCTAAAGAGCATTGGCAGAGAGTTCAAATGGGGCATGCTGCGACAAATACCGTTCCCGTTGTTGTAGCAAACCGTATCGGCGAAGAAAAAGGCGATATGTGCATGCTTGATTTTTACGGCTCATCATTTATAACGGACTATACCGGTGCAAAAATCGCCGAAGCCTCAAGAGATAAAGAGGAGATAATCTACGCCGACTTTGACATAGAAGAGAACCAAAAACAGAGACACTATTGGGGACTTATAAGAGATAGGCAGCCAAAAGCGTATAACAATATTTGTAATTGA
- a CDS encoding J domain-containing protein → MEIVLRNNLILVTTDFDTLNTQWMKDFLNNHSRGMLFLPKAVMVFRNETLTEVREEFIKELSQYHAAKHDFSHEFFLRSMLKFGNQPIRIELNRDEEPQNVKVNLYAYNSDTVLITLDYPNSWVLSYLRSQLEVYVERGTDTSLVLDVSDYRAKARLERALNKRHVLHYQISYSYNSRFISKLYSDFANFSFGTLCRDEEDTQKNYFYTVLQCPIGASQDTIKDSYKRLAKAYHPDKILQEAPHMVKRYTQKFQQLQEAYSALRVVS, encoded by the coding sequence ATGGAGATTGTATTAAGAAATAATCTTATTCTTGTTACTACGGACTTTGATACATTAAATACTCAGTGGATGAAAGATTTTTTAAACAATCATTCAAGAGGTATGCTTTTTTTACCAAAAGCCGTGATGGTATTTAGAAATGAAACTTTAACCGAGGTTAGAGAAGAGTTTATAAAAGAGTTAAGCCAGTACCATGCCGCAAAACACGATTTCTCTCATGAGTTTTTTCTGCGTTCGATGCTAAAATTCGGAAATCAGCCAATCAGAATAGAGTTAAATAGGGATGAAGAGCCGCAAAATGTAAAAGTCAATCTCTATGCCTACAACAGCGATACGGTACTAATCACTCTTGATTATCCAAACTCTTGGGTTTTAAGCTATCTTCGTTCCCAGCTTGAAGTTTATGTAGAGAGAGGAACAGACACATCTTTGGTTCTTGATGTTTCCGACTATAGAGCAAAAGCCAGACTGGAGAGAGCTTTAAATAAACGACATGTCCTGCACTATCAAATTAGTTATAGTTACAACAGCCGTTTTATCAGTAAACTATATAGCGATTTTGCAAACTTTAGCTTTGGAACCCTTTGCAGGGATGAAGAGGATACTCAAAAAAACTATTTTTATACTGTTTTACAGTGTCCGATCGGAGCGAGCCAAGACACTATAAAAGATAGTTACAAAAGGCTTGCAAAGGCTTACCATCCGGATAAAATCCTGCAGGAAGCTCCGCATATGGTAAAGCGTTACACTCAAAAATTTCAACAGCTGCAAGAGGCGTACTCTGCACTGCGAGTAGTCAGTTAA
- a CDS encoding DUF234 domain-containing protein: MLKNKLLEQFRSFYARNYPDDMEVQIEYFAVFGGLGWEIDTTKEMIFLIKELILENYKTINKKIEDLTLANRECSRLLHALAVGDRKIFSAFNRAGLNNANGGSALNYLVQKGLIQIEFSREEPARSLNPNGKLKREIARHRISHKVLFTHPFIRFWFYFIVPHAKKIEQGEYEEFLKDFQIRQNGYTSLVFEELSEILLNYNLRDSQILSSGSYWDANVEIDILTITKDEKIYIAECKWTNHKVNKSEWHRIVEKCEKLQIEPTQIVIFSKRGFSNELSKDQGKKLALYTANDFNALLKNVKKDEPTEELFKDKFN, from the coding sequence ATGTTAAAAAACAAACTATTAGAACAATTTCGTTCATTTTATGCAAGAAATTATCCCGATGACATGGAAGTGCAAATTGAGTACTTTGCTGTGTTTGGAGGACTTGGCTGGGAGATAGATACGACCAAAGAGATGATTTTTTTAATAAAAGAGCTAATTCTTGAAAATTACAAAACAATAAATAAGAAAATAGAAGATTTAACTTTGGCAAACAGAGAGTGTTCGCGACTTCTTCATGCTTTAGCGGTAGGTGATAGAAAGATTTTCTCAGCTTTTAACAGAGCGGGGCTTAACAATGCAAACGGCGGAAGTGCACTCAACTATCTTGTGCAAAAAGGGCTGATTCAAATAGAGTTCTCAAGAGAAGAACCCGCACGCAGCCTCAACCCAAACGGCAAACTAAAAAGAGAGATTGCAAGACATAGAATATCTCATAAAGTGCTTTTCACGCACCCTTTTATAAGATTTTGGTTCTACTTTATAGTTCCTCACGCAAAAAAAATAGAACAAGGCGAATATGAAGAATTTTTAAAAGATTTTCAGATAAGACAAAACGGTTATACAAGTTTGGTTTTTGAAGAACTCTCAGAAATTCTTCTAAATTATAATCTCAGAGATTCGCAAATCCTTAGTTCAGGCAGTTATTGGGATGCCAATGTCGAGATAGATATACTTACTATAACAAAAGATGAAAAAATTTATATTGCGGAGTGCAAGTGGACAAACCACAAAGTAAACAAAAGCGAATGGCACAGAATAGTAGAGAAGTGCGAAAAACTCCAAATTGAGCCGACTCAAATCGTTATATTTTCAAAAAGAGGCTTCTCTAATGAGTTGTCAAAAGATCAAGGCAAAAAATTGGCACTATACACGGCAAATGACTTTAACGCACTTTTGAAAAATGTAAAAAAAGATGAACCGACGGAAGAACTTTTTAAAGATAAGTTTAACTGA